One Alkalicoccus halolimnae DNA segment encodes these proteins:
- a CDS encoding nucleotidyl transferase AbiEii/AbiGii toxin family protein, with protein MGEGDGSLLTTFTPSIAFKGGTSLSKCYNVIKRVSEDFDLTVELEELSENYPESKETIKRKYDLDGSLTNTKLPMKKLQGMH; from the coding sequence ATCGGTGAAGGGGATGGTTCGCTGCTTACTACATTCACCCCCTCTATTGCGTTCAAAGGAGGCACCTCTCTTTCTAAATGCTACAATGTCATTAAGCGGGTTTCCGAAGACTTCGATCTAACTGTTGAGTTAGAAGAACTCAGCGAAAATTACCCAGAGAGCAAAGAAACAATTAAAAGAAAATATGATCTGGACGGAAGTTTAACGAATACAAAACTGCCTATGAAAAAATTACAGGGAATGCACTAA
- a CDS encoding PhzF family phenazine biosynthesis protein, translating into MNAIEGVNVVSSEPSPSPMRGFSTQNGRIEYSIFAPKAGIEEDPVTGSAHCTLVPYWKEKLNENEFTALQLSERGGKLFCTDSGETVQISGEAVSYLEGSINI; encoded by the coding sequence TTGAACGCAATAGAGGGGGTGAATGTAGTAAGCAGCGAACCATCCCCTTCACCGATGCGCGGCTTTTCAACTCAAAACGGCAGGATTGAATATAGTATATTTGCTCCGAAGGCAGGAATAGAGGAAGACCCGGTAACCGGCTCTGCTCATTGTACGTTAGTTCCTTATTGGAAAGAAAAGTTAAACGAAAATGAATTTACCGCCCTGCAGTTATCAGAAAGAGGCGGAAAGCTGTTTTGTACGGATTCCGGAGAAACGGTACAGATCTCCGGCGAAGCGGTCTCTTATTTGGAAGGGTCTATAAATATTTAG
- a CDS encoding type II toxin-antitoxin system Phd/YefM family antitoxin, with the protein MTVMNYSNARKNFKELIDKVNDDHEAVTITTRERNAVLISEDEYNQYLETIYLLNNPSNARHLSDSINQLKQDETTTVDIDE; encoded by the coding sequence ATGACCGTCATGAATTATTCTAATGCGCGAAAAAACTTTAAAGAATTAATCGATAAAGTTAACGACGACCACGAAGCTGTTACTATCACGACCAGAGAACGAAACGCTGTCCTTATTTCAGAAGACGAATACAATCAATATCTTGAAACCATCTATCTTTTAAACAATCCTAGTAACGCCAGGCATCTATCGGACTCCATCAATCAATTAAAGCAGGATGAAACCACAACTGTGGATATCGATGAGTAA
- a CDS encoding Txe/YoeB family addiction module toxin — protein sequence MSKLSVLFTHNAFQDYQYWQTKDIKMLKRINQLIKSIERDGAADGIGKPEKLKGNLAGFYSRRIDIEHRLVYTVDEQQISIIACRYHY from the coding sequence ATGAGTAAGTTGAGTGTCTTGTTTACCCATAATGCGTTTCAGGATTATCAGTATTGGCAGACTAAAGACATAAAAATGCTCAAACGGATTAATCAACTGATAAAAAGCATTGAACGGGATGGTGCGGCAGACGGTATTGGGAAACCAGAGAAATTAAAAGGGAATTTAGCTGGTTTTTACAGTCGTCGTATTGATATCGAACATCGGCTGGTGTATACCGTGGATGAGCAGCAAATTAGTATTATCGCCTGTAGATACCATTATTAA
- a CDS encoding universal stress protein: MTVRYNTILVAVDGSDESKRALRKAMVLAKDHGAKLLLAHIIETLTTAAPGPGSQAVFPEVDEKAINMLKEYKELAEKEGVTDVKEILDYGSPKVKIAKDVAKKYHVNLIVTGAAGLNAVEKFLIGSVSQHITRHAACDVLVVRSETEDK, from the coding sequence ATGACAGTTCGTTATAACACGATTCTTGTTGCGGTGGACGGATCGGACGAATCGAAACGAGCGTTGCGAAAAGCCATGGTATTGGCAAAAGACCACGGGGCAAAGCTGCTTTTAGCTCACATCATCGAGACGCTTACAACTGCGGCTCCAGGGCCCGGCAGCCAGGCTGTTTTTCCCGAAGTTGACGAGAAAGCCATCAACATGTTGAAGGAGTATAAGGAACTTGCTGAAAAGGAAGGAGTCACAGACGTTAAGGAGATTCTCGACTACGGTTCCCCGAAAGTGAAAATTGCAAAAGATGTGGCTAAAAAGTATCACGTAAATTTAATTGTAACCGGAGCTGCCGGTTTAAACGCTGTGGAAAAATTTCTCATAGGAAGTGTATCGCAGCATATTACCCGGCACGCCGCATGTGACGTGCTGGTCGTACGTTCGGAAACGGAAGATAAATAA